AGAAGCAATATAAATTGAATGATGAGAGTTTTTTCGGCGATAAATTTGCCAATTGATTTCATATATTAATTCCTAAGTTTCAAGTAAATGTGATTCAAATATCTATAATTACTCATGCTACGTTCAGAATTTACTTACAGTGTAAAACGTCAATAGTTTATTTTAAAGTTAATCTATTTGACTAATTTTTAACTATATTAACTTGATTAATATTTTATAAGGTTAACTAATTTTGAATAGAACAAAACAATTAAATCAAATTGCAAAGGCAATCCGGGAGTTTTATAGAACTTTAAAGAATGAATTTAATGCAATTCTAGAATTAGAAGAATTTACAAATGGAGAATTCTTACTACTTAAAAGTATTGCCATCTATGGGCATAAGAAAATTTCAGAAATCGCAAAGGAGCTATGTGTTTCAATGCCCTACTTGACTTCACTAGCCGACAAAATGGTAGAAAGAGGTTACATTGAGCGAACCCAATCCAGAGAAGATAGGCGCATTATTGTTATTAAGCTTACTGCCAGAGGCAAAAAAGTCTATAATAAGTTAGATGCGATAGTTCATAAATACTTAGAAAAGAAATTTAATAAACTTACTATTAGTGAACTACAAGCCTTTGAAAAAATATTACAGAAAGTTTCTACTTGATTTCTTTCCAGATACGAGCACATTCTTCTTTTACTTCCGTTGGGCAAGTAAGAAAGACTCCGAGTCCTTTGCTTTTGCTAAACCTGTAAGTTTCAAAGCCCGCATAATTGCGAGTTTGCGTCTCATCACTCAGATTAAAATTAGTTTCATAGATTCCAGAAGAAATTTCCTTTCGCAAAAATCCGCTTGCTCGTTTAACAGCAGAAGATAGCCCTCTTCTTCCATCCCAAATATCCGGATAATGGGAATTATCTGCTAGAGTATGCTTGTGAAAGGTTTGCCCGATGCTAAACATGATACGCGCGGGCGGCTCATAAAATATCTCTTTATCATAACGAAAGTATTCGGATTCAAAGGTTTGTTCAACGGTAGCTTCTGGCAAAAAGATTCTAAAATAGGAAACTTTCCAATTGTATTCTCTTTCCTTTCTGGCAAATCGATAAAGCTCTGTTGGGAATACATATCTAAATCTTTCATCGATTTCATAGCGATAGGAAAAGTCTTTGCTTTCAATAAAAAGTTTTTTCTCTTTCTTCTTGTTTTGCGCATAACAGCCATAAGGCTCTGTTAGAATTTCTAATTCGTCTTTTCTATCCTGGTTTTCTGATAGGAGTCGGTTTAATGTATTTTGGACTTCAAACTTAGGAGTCTTTTTGTCTTTGTCTACAAGTCTTTGACAGAGAGTAATTCCTTTTAGTAGTCGAATGGCTGGAAAATATTTGCGCTTGTCTACTAACTCTTTCGCCTCTGCAATATGGACATCTAGCTGAGATGCATCCGGCAGTGCTTCCCTATAAGAATCGTCTAAGGCAAATAGAATTTCCCCATTCCATTTTTGTTTATAATTTCTACCGAACAAATCTATCTTATCAACGGAGTGCGGACGAACAATCTTAGCCGCTTCTTGTGCAGAAAGATTTAAAAGAATACCACCGAGAACACCGATGAACACCGATAGACGAAGCGTCAGAAAGGATTTATTTTTCGATTTTGGTTTCATTCTATTTGTTTTTTACCACGAAGAGCGCGAAGGTCACGAAGAGATGAAATTTTTTCCTTCGTGCTCTTCGTGGTAAATACCTTTTATCCGTCCCCTTACTTATCGTTTCTTTTATCGGTGTTTTCGGTGTTCATCGGTGGTAATCAGCTATTCCGAAAGGGCTTGGGTTATGATTTCGTGGAGCATTTGTTTGTGCTCTTCGGCTTTGGGGATAACACTGAGATGGCGCGAGAGAGAGATTAAGTATTTATCATCGACCACTTTTCCGTTCAGCCATTTTCCTGTCATGTCCATCGTTACATCTATAATCGATTGAAATTCCATTACACCTAGACCAACTAAGTTCGTGGCAAATCCAAGTGCGCCTTCTGTAGGAATGTATTTTTTAAAAGTCTTAATCTTATCCAAATAAAGTCTAGAAGGCATTGCTTTTCTGACATTTTCTTCCATGTCCACTGCCATAGGACCTATACTTGTCATATTAATCAGAACAGCATACACTGAGTTTACTTTCCCGTGAATTGCATGACATTCTTCCCCGAGTTTTCGAATCCTTACCGCATTATCACGAGTAACCGCATCGCGACCTAGAAAGTTCAAATGATAAAGATAATCTTCCAATTCCTTTCCAGAAATTTCTCCGAGTAAAATCAATTGATAAAGGGTAAATATCAAGTAGTCGCTCTCCGTATTGTCGCCTAGTAGAATTTCTTTTGCTTTTGTTGGTTGATAAAGTCTATCTTGCAAAAGAATTGTTAGCTTATAGGTCAACTGATCGAAAAGACTTTGAACGGTAGAGCCAAAGAATTTCTTTACACGATCCACTGCAGGTCCGACGCCTTCTTTTAAGAGATCATTCAAATTAAAAACAGAATTGACTACTTTATCCAATACACCTTTAATTGTTCCGTCTAGATATTTTAAATGGAGAGATTCCATTTCGATTCCATGATTTCGAATCGTAGCATGAAGAGCACGGCGGAAATAATGCGGACTAGCCGATATAAATGCGAGCGGCGAACCGTCCGTATTCTCACGGAGTTTATTGTAAAAAATTGGCATTCCCGGAAGCGGAAATTTTTGGTTTGGCGTTTCAAAGATTGTAGAAAGCATTCCTTTCTTAGAGCCTAGCTCTGTAGCAAGATAAGTCTGATCAATATCGGAGGTCGTTATAAAGGAATTATACTTTTCAGAGAGTATTCGCAGTTTGCCCATACCCACTGTAGTTACTTTTGTAATTTTGCTGTGCTCTTTTAGATTGAGATAGGCAATGTCTTTTGTGTATTGTCTGTAAGAGTCACTTCCCTTAAAGATAACGTTAAATGTGTAGTTTCCTGCTTTTACTCTGTGAGTAAGTTCATACGAAAAAAATCCATCTTCTGAACCAACAAAGTCAGTAGACTCAAAAACTTTTTTTCCTTTATCGGAAAGGATTTCGATCGAAAGAATTGGCTTACGAACAGGTGCTAGACTAAAATCAAGAAAGGGGGTAATTTCATTTTCCTGCCCTTGAAAAAGTCCAGTCATTAAATTCCAGAGATCATCCGCCTCCATAAAATCACTAATCCCAACGTCAACGACCTGACCTCGAATGAGCGCCCGCCCCTCTCTTCCAAGGGAACTACTACAAATTGCGAGACGCTTTTTGTCCTTCGCGCGGACTTCTCTTTCTTTTTCAGGTTCATGTGATTCTATTTCTTCCAAGGTTTACAGCTCCCTATCATGCTAGTTCAAACTAAAAATTTGGCAGTAAAATGTAAACCATTTCGTGATTTCAGTTCAATTTGGAACATACATACTTATGCCTTTAATAAAACGGAAATCTTTCACATTTCGAGTAAAAAGGTGTAAGTCTGAAGCAATTGCAGTAGCGGCAATCAGAGCATCCGGAATCGAAATTTTATGACTTAGTGCATACAAATCAAGTATTCTTTGGAATTGATTTGAAATACCATCAGAGAGGCTAATGACTGTTATAGACTTAATTTGTTTCTTAATTTTGGCTTGTTCTGTTTTATTGAATGCGCCTCGAATTAATTCAGCATAGGTAATTATACTAATAGAAAGGTTTTCATCGCCCAAGTGTTCTAATTTAGAACAAATTTCAGAATTATCCTTTAAATATTCGATCAGGAATATCTGTATCGCAAAGTATCATTTTCTTTCAGGCCAAGCTTCTGCACGTAGAGTTTTGATGTCAATATTTCGATTTTTCCATATACCTTTTAACTTGGATAAACTAGGCTTAGAGTTTTTTGTAATCTTCTTTTTTCAGTAGACTTTGCTGTAAAAGGGACTTCTTTTAAACTTAACAGGAAAAATAATTACTTCAACAGTCTGATTGTTAAAGCTTTCTAAATCAACAAGTTGCAGACTATTATTTTTTATTTTAGTAATTTTACGAATGGCTTCCATAAATGCAGTTTTACATCGCCTAATTCTTATTCAAGAAGTTTTTTAAAACTGTTGGTATTGGCTTAGTTTTAAAACTTTAAATTAAAATTCAATTTATAGATTTGATAGGAATTCGTTTTATTTCTCTGAGGGTAATGGCAAACTATTACCAAATACATCAATTTACTCTTTAATAGAGCCAGGGTCAATGACTTCAACTACTTTCTCATTTCGAATAAGCTCATCATTCCTAAATACTTCCAGATAACCTACCCCGCCCCAGCAAAAACATTTATATGAAAAAATACCATTTACAAAATCATAATGATGATTTTCACCACTCCCTTCAGGAATCCATTTCCCGTTATTTAAAATTAAATCAGGCTCATCTTTTACAGATTTATCAACCGACCAGGCAACATATCTAATTGTAAAGTCATTATGATCCTCCCGAATTTGATTTACGTGAATAAATTGCTTTGGTTTAGTATTTTTCTAAAATCCTTATGAAACCACTCAGATTATTTCATCTTCAACCTTTGCTCTAAATCCTTTTTCCCAAATCAAATAATCAATAAGAATAAGGATGATTTCAAATATAGAATAAGCAACCCAAGAGCCAATAGAGCACAAAAAAATTAAGACGAATCCAATTAAGGGGTGAATAAAAATTCTATCTATCGAATAATCATAATACAATAGGAACATATCCATTATCCCTTCCTCTGTGTCTCAGTGACTCTGTGGCAATTACTTTTACCCGTTCGCGATTCGCATGAATGGATGGTCTTCAATCATATGAAGATAGTCTTCGCCGAAGAGTTCGAGTGTGCCTTCGGGTGATTTATAGAATTGTAGAATGGCAGGAACTAACGCATTTTCTTTTTCGGTGACTGCCACTTTACGCATTTTTTTGGCGAGGATTTCGGCGAGTCTAGAAACTCTGTCTATGTCAGAAACAATTCCCATTTCTTCTAGATTAAAACCCTGATGAGCAATTACTTTAACGAAATAATCAGGCATCTTCCAAATTTCGAAGGCTCTTCTTCCAATTTCAATTGAGTCAATTCCAAGTTCATCTCTTTCTAATTCATAGAGAGACTTTACTCCGAACTCATAGAGCCTGAGAACTTTTAAATATCTTTCGACAAAATTGAGTGCAAGAATATTCATTCCAATTTTACGAAGGAGTGACACAACGAATATATCCGCCGCCAGTGCTTTTAGTTTTAGAGGAGTTAGAAGATCATAAGAAATCAGGGAGGTTAATACCGGTAAGTCGCGTAGATACTTTATATAGATAGGATCTTTGAGTGGATTGGCAAGAGTTTTATCGAATTCATTGATCACCATTCGCTTCACAACTTTGATGCCAATCAGAGTAATCGCATCTTTTAGGCTGCGAATCGATCCCGATCGACCATAATAGGCTGAATTGGCAGTGCGAATAATTGTGCTTGTAATTGCAATATCAGGACTTAAAATTCTCTCAAGTTCAACGATGCCATTATTGGGATCATCTACGTCGAAGTTAACAACATTCGCAAATACCAGTGGAAGATTCGGCAGGCGAATTTTACTCAAGTCTAATTTTTCAATCTTATCATCAAAAGAGCTAAGGATGTCTCTTCTGCCTAAGACGAGCGCAAACTTTCGAATAACCGTATCTGTCTCAAAAGGTTTTACGATATACCCGTGCACTCCAACTTGTAAGACTTGCTTTACAAATGCTCCCTCATTATGACTTGTGATGAGCATGACACGCATCTTTGGATACTGTTTTTTGATTTCTTTGATGGTTTCCATGCCGTTCATGATTGGCATTTCTTGATCTACGCAAATAATGTCTGGCTTAACGTGCATTTCTTTGAGTTGATTGAGAGCATGAAGCCCATCGCCCGCTTCGCCTGAAACATTAAAGCTAAGTTTAGCGAGAGTGCGTTTTAAGGCAGTGCGAAATAGAACACTATCTTCAACTATAAACACATTGAAGGGCTCTCGAGTATTGATATTAATACCTAATGGTAATTTTGTAGGACTTGAGCCAAGCACGAAGACACATTGCAAAATTGTAACGTTCTTGGCAATCCTTTTTAAAGCCTTAAGGTTTTAGAACAAAAATCTTTAGCTCATTCTTAGCTTTTTTGCCTGCAACCCAGATCACGTTTCCATTTACAAGAACAGGGTCATCTTTTCGATTGAGCCTAGCACTTCCCAGGTCAACGGGGCTATGAATTATTTTTCCAGACGAATTAAAAATCAAATACTCGGTCGTTAAATACATATTAGCCGACCACTTTTCGTATAACGCAAGAAATTTGTCTTCGGCAAGTTGAATGAGCTTTGGACGCAGAATATTTTCTTTGTTTTTGTTTTTCAAATCAGTAAGCCAAATAACGCCAACTCTTTTTTGCGGAAATTTTTTTCCAGAATAATCAACAAAAGAAATTTCAGAAGAATCCTCTCCGTTTGATATGACAACATCCTTACTGATCATATATGGCATCTGCGAATCTACTTTTATGTCTGGAAAATTTTTTGCGACTTTCAGGAGAAACAAATTTCGAGAGTCATTCAAATAGACTTCGGCGTTAGCAGGATTAAAATCTCTTTCCCCTGCTCCCAAAACTAAATATCCATCTGGAAGAGAAACTAAATTTCCAAGCTCCGTAAATGTCTTTTGATACATCTTTCCCGCTTTATAGGTAAAAATTAGCTTTGAGCGTTTTTTCTTTGCAATCGAAATCCCGCGGGGAAATGCATCTGCCAAATCTAGGTTCACAAAATCGGTTCCGTCAAAAATCAGCCTCTGATCAAAGGAATGTGAGGCTGTCCATGTCTGACTTTCCTCCTTTAAAAAATCCATTGTATCAGAATTGACAATGAATAAAATTCCACTCTGATGATTGAGTCCGTCTGCTTTGTTCTTATGCTGTGTTTTTCCCAAATGAACAGCGACTTTCCCATTTCCAAAAACTACGCGGGAAGTCCCTGCTTCTATTGGTTTCATTACATCGAAATTTTCACGGTCTATCTTGGGGCTAAATGATTTTAGCTCCTTACCTTTTGAGTCTAACTTTACTAATTTTATATTCGACGAAAAGTCTCCGTCTCGATTCGGCTTTGCAACGACTAAAAAGTAGTTGCCTTTATCATCCTTTGTAAATCCTCCGAAAAGCGGAAAATTCGTATTATACACTATTTCATTCTCGGGTTCATAGTTTTCGGCGAATTCCTGAAAATGAACTTTATTTCCTTTAGATTCCATCCAGGCTACTGTTAATTTACCTCCATCTGAATGACAAACAATATGAGGTGGTGTTCCAGTCATTTCTGCATGAGAATCAGGAGAAATATTTTGCTCTTCTAGCCAACTATCAAATGGCTCTCCGGGAACAGAAATGGTATAGGTAACTAAATTTTCAGGCGAAGAGGCTCTTTCGATATTTGCTATTTCAGAATCAGGAATAACAGCGAATAGACCCTTATCAAGAACAACTCCAGCACCGCCATCTTTTGTTAGCCGCAAGGATTGATCTAAACTAAATTTGCCACCAATTAAATCTTTTGCCTTAAAACCTCGGACTAAATGGAATTTATTATCAATGATAAAATACAAAGAATGATCGACAGGCTTAGAGGGTTTGAATAAAATCTTTAAGAACTCTTCATAGTTATTAAAATTCGGTTGGACTTCTCCTGCAAAGCGAGCAATTAAATGGAATGCTGGATACTCGACTGAAGATAGACCGGTGATTGTATAACGTTGCAATTCAATTCCTTCCGCTCTATATTTTTCATCGTATTTGACTTGAGCAAAAATTTCAGGTGTAATTTCTTCTGTAGTATCTTTGTAACCATTGTATTCTTTCCAAATTTTTGGACCTGTAACTGTCAAAGTAAAAGAGCCAGAGGCAGCAGTCTCATTTTTAACAAGGAAAGGCTTCTTAATCTTTACTGATTGTGCTTGTAAGCAAATAGGAATTAGACTCAGAAATAGAACAATTCCATTACCTAGAATTTTTACTAGGTTGAATTCATTTTTCTCTCTTTTTTTAAAATAAATTAATTTTAAATTTTTCATTAGTACCTCAGGGAGGTTACACTACTAGATTTCTTGATTCACTCAAGCATTTTTTACCAATTAAAGAATTGAGTTAAGAAAAAAATTATTTCAAAAAGCAAGCATTCGACTTCCGTTAATTAAATTAATTTCTTATTTATGTTTTGAAATTGCAAAAAAGGACTTCTTCTTTTGTTTAAAAGGTTGGTAATTATATTTTTAATACAAAGAGGTTAAGCACTATTACTCACTAAGTGAAATATAAAAAGAATTCTAAATGCGTTTGCAATATAATTACAAAGAAAGAATTTCTGATGCTTAATAGTAGCTGGCATAAGAAAGAAAGTAATTTCATTTGCCCGCATTATACGAGAATTAAAATGAATAATAGAATTTCCTCTAGTAGAAGAGGTTTTATCTACAATTCCAAAAAAAAATTTCTAAGCTTACATAGAATAGTTTACTTTACTTCCATTAGCACTCAAATTTAATAATTATTTGGAAGGAATTTATGAATTATAAAAAACAAAGGACAATCTTAATAGTAGATGATGATCCTTTCACCTGTACTGCCACTGAACAAATTGTCAGAAGTTTCGGTTATTCTACAGTAACCGCTTTTACTGGTGCTCAAGCAATTCATATGTTCCAGAGTAACGAAGTAGATTTAATATTGATGGATGTTGAGCTTGGTTTTGATTCAAATGGACCTGAGTTCGCACGGCAAATTTTAGCTATGCGGGAAGTGCCGATACTTTTTTATTCCGCTTACAATGAACCAGATATTATAAAGAAAACAGAGCATATAGCTTCTTATGGCTATATACTAAAAGGATCTTCGATCACGATGCTTGGCACATCAATTCAAATAGCATTGAATCTTTTTGACAGTTCCCTAAAAATGAAAAATGAAAAAAGATATCGCGAATTGATTTCGAATTTAGATACAGGGATTCTAGTCTATTCGCCTGATACTTCGATTATTCTAACAAATTCGAAAGCAGAAGAGATTTTAGGATTGAGCGAAGATCAATTGAAAGGCAAAATTGCATTCGATTCGCATTGGAAATTTATAAATGAGGATAATAGTCCTTTACTTGTAGATGATTATCCTGTTAATTTAATTCGATCAAAAATGATCTCAATAAAAAACAAAGTCATTGGCGTATTTAGACAAAACAATCGCGATATATTATGGTTATCCATAACAGGGTTTCCCTTTCTCGATACAAATGGAAATTTAGAAGAAATCATCATAAGTTTCATTGACATCACAGAAAGAAAAAAATCAGAGAGGACATTACTCGAAAGCGAAAAGAAATTTCGTAGTTATATCGAGTCCGCATTAGATGGTGTATTTGTCACCAACAAGGAAGGCTTCTATCAAGAAGTAAACCACGCGGCTGCTCAACTTTTGGGCTATACGAGAAATGAGTTACTGCAAATGCATTTTACCGAAACGGTTCCAGAGGAAACAGTTGAGAACGCAAAATCGGGATATACCACACTTTTAGAAGAAGGTGTGTTCACAACCGAAGTTATCTTCCAAAGAAAGGATGGATCTAGGTTTACAGGAATTCTTAGCTCTACAAAAATTAGCGAAGATCAATATCTAGGTCTAGTAAAAGATATTACAGAGAGAAAAGTCGCAGAGGAAAATGTTCATAAGCTACTAGCTGAAAAGGAAATCATTCTAAAAGAAATTCATCACCGAATCAAAAACAATATGTATAGTGTGTATGGGCTCTTGCAATTGCAATCCCAAACACTAAAGGAAGACAATGCAGCAGCCGCCGCTCTCGAAGATGCAGCTATTCGAATACAGAGCATGATGCTCTTGTATGATAAGTTGTATCAGTCAGAGCAATTTACTGACCTTTTAATTGAGGAATACATTTCGCCCTTGGTAGATGAAGTTATTGAAAACTTCCCAAACATTGTGCCTATCCGAGTAATAAAAGAGATTGGTGACATTGTGCTAGACGCAAAAAGACTCTCGAACATAGGGATTATTTTAAATGAACTTCTTACAAATATTATGAAATATGCATTCAAGGGAAGAAGTGAGGGGCTAATTAGAGTATCCGCTCAGATGGTGGAAGACAAGGTAGTCATACTAGTTCAAGATAATGGAATAGGAATACCAGAAGGAATTGACTTTGCAAATTCCACTGGCTTTGGTCTAAAGCTCATAGCAATGCTAACAAAACAAATAGAAGGAAAAGGAAAAATTGAGCGCGAGAATGGAACCACAGTGCATTTAGAATTTATCAAATAAACTCAAACAACATCTGCCTGCCAGGGGTTAATCGAAAGTAGCCTTCGGGTGCAAAGTTTTCCCAGATTTCCTGGAAGGCATCCCAGAGCTGGCGGGTGTAATAGTCTATATCATAAGGACAAATAGAAGAGCCAAGACTAAGCTTTGCGATTTCTTCTGCGAGATAACGTTTTGATTTATCGGGATGATTTTCTTTTAAAACTATATAGCGAATTTTTTCGCCGGGCTCGACTGTGATTTTCTGGGTTTCTAATTGTTGCAAAGAAAGAAAGCTAGCATTCTCGACTGTGTATTCTTCGATTGATTTTCCAATTGTTTTACGTAAAAGTAAATCCTTCCACAAAACATTTCCTGATTCTAATTTTTTCTGCCAGAGCCCAAATGTATAATGCATTTCTTGGTGTAAATTCTTCAACTCTACAATCGTGTTTGCCCTACGCATAATATCGAGTAACTCCAACTGCATATCTTTTACAAAATTAGGTGTATCCTTTCGTCTTGCGGCAAGACCTCGCATTTTAATTTCCCCATTGGAAAATTTTCCGAAGTAACGATTAGAAACTGGTAGTAGTGGATCTATTTTAGAAGGAGGATAGACTAGCCATTTATAAATTCCCTCGATCGCCATTGTGATATTTGTCTCTCGAGTTATGGTATCGCATAATTCAACTAGCTCAGTCTCCTTTATCTCAGATGAATCTCTCCTCTGTATAAAGATACAATCTGTGATAGCATGGGATAAATAGTAATTTGCCTCTTCTGCTTTCTCCTTTGCGGTGAGTAAAATATCCCGACCAAAAGCGGTTACTGACTCATGACTTTCAATTCGTCCAAACTTTGCATTGCGATATCCCAGGTAGCCAAATGAAGTTACAAGCATCCACTTTAAACTATTTTGTTTTGCATCGGCAAACGCGTATTCTTCGCCAGTGGTGACTTTTTTTCTCTCCTTATAATACTTTCTTCTCGAAAGTATTTTCTCTAGTGCAAGCGAAACAACCCCTCTTCTCTTACTGCAAATCCGATAGCCGGCACCGGGAACTCGCTTACTCACTTCTTCCTCCTTACAGCATTGACATAGAACTGTCTCGGGGGATAAGTTGTGTAAGACCATGATAGTTGGATACATCTGAGCAAAATCAAGCTGTGCCATGTTTTCAAATACGATTCCCAGTGATGTATCCGGCTGAAA
This genomic interval from Leptospiraceae bacterium contains the following:
- a CDS encoding MarR family transcriptional regulator, with product MNRTKQLNQIAKAIREFYRTLKNEFNAILELEEFTNGEFLLLKSIAIYGHKKISEIAKELCVSMPYLTSLADKMVERGYIERTQSREDRRIIVIKLTARGKKVYNKLDAIVHKYLEKKFNKLTISELQAFEKILQKVST
- a CDS encoding type II toxin-antitoxin system VapC family toxin — its product is MGDENLSISIITYAELIRGAFNKTEQAKIKKQIKSITVISLSDGISNQFQRILDLYALSHKISIPDALIAATAIASDLHLFTRNVKDFRFIKGISMYVPN
- a CDS encoding HDOD domain-containing protein — its product is MLGSSPTKLPLGININTREPFNVFIVEDSVLFRTALKRTLAKLSFNVSGEAGDGLHALNQLKEMHVKPDIICVDQEMPIMNGMETIKEIKKQYPKMRVMLITSHNEGAFVKQVLQVGVHGYIVKPFETDTVIRKFALVLGRRDILSSFDDKIEKLDLSKIRLPNLPLVFANVVNFDVDDPNNGIVELERILSPDIAITSTIIRTANSAYYGRSGSIRSLKDAITLIGIKVVKRMVINEFDKTLANPLKDPIYIKYLRDLPVLTSLISYDLLTPLKLKALAADIFVVSLLRKIGMNILALNFVERYLKVLRLYEFGVKSLYELERDELGIDSIEIGRRAFEIWKMPDYFVKVIAHQGFNLEEMGIVSDIDRVSRLAEILAKKMRKVAVTEKENALVPAILQFYKSPEGTLELFGEDYLHMIEDHPFMRIANG
- a CDS encoding PAS domain S-box protein, translating into MNYKKQRTILIVDDDPFTCTATEQIVRSFGYSTVTAFTGAQAIHMFQSNEVDLILMDVELGFDSNGPEFARQILAMREVPILFYSAYNEPDIIKKTEHIASYGYILKGSSITMLGTSIQIALNLFDSSLKMKNEKRYRELISNLDTGILVYSPDTSIILTNSKAEEILGLSEDQLKGKIAFDSHWKFINEDNSPLLVDDYPVNLIRSKMISIKNKVIGVFRQNNRDILWLSITGFPFLDTNGNLEEIIISFIDITERKKSERTLLESEKKFRSYIESALDGVFVTNKEGFYQEVNHAAAQLLGYTRNELLQMHFTETVPEETVENAKSGYTTLLEEGVFTTEVIFQRKDGSRFTGILSSTKISEDQYLGLVKDITERKVAEENVHKLLAEKEIILKEIHHRIKNNMYSVYGLLQLQSQTLKEDNAAAAALEDAAIRIQSMMLLYDKLYQSEQFTDLLIEEYISPLVDEVIENFPNIVPIRVIKEIGDIVLDAKRLSNIGIILNELLTNIMKYAFKGRSEGLIRVSAQMVEDKVVILVQDNGIGIPEGIDFANSTGFGLKLIAMLTKQIEGKGKIERENGTTVHLEFIK
- a CDS encoding DNA polymerase, with translation MNTIEGFLFDIYNVEEEVHVWILDKDGKPHLFLDTFYPEIYLDGPRVLLEKVVKRILFYNALKERPVWVTKKHFYANREVRVLKVVISKPSVMRKILNRLYAFYGKMDIYHTDIEVPTGYSYYKKVFPLAHVKIEYEKKGSVNRILKIETGDDIDACEYEIPKLKIMEFSLKENHRIALNKSNPLVIKIADRKYELGFDRPKESLWELNKIMVNEDPDVILSSYGDQVIFPTLFSYAQSFRIRLKLDRDETSIHTRQIIRKGTSFNTYGAMIYRAPSYPLLGRWHIDRANSFVYKEAELRGIMELSRISRLPMQRMARASTGTALTAIETDVALQQGYLVPWQKSKVEDPKTFYELLRIDKGGLIFQPDTSLGIVFENMAQLDFAQMYPTIMVLHNLSPETVLCQCCKEEEVSKRVPGAGYRICSKRRGVVSLALEKILSRRKYYKERKKVTTGEEYAFADAKQNSLKWMLVTSFGYLGYRNAKFGRIESHESVTAFGRDILLTAKEKAEEANYYLSHAITDCIFIQRRDSSEIKETELVELCDTITRETNITMAIEGIYKWLVYPPSKIDPLLPVSNRYFGKFSNGEIKMRGLAARRKDTPNFVKDMQLELLDIMRRANTIVELKNLHQEMHYTFGLWQKKLESGNVLWKDLLLRKTIGKSIEEYTVENASFLSLQQLETQKITVEPGEKIRYIVLKENHPDKSKRYLAEEIAKLSLGSSICPYDIDYYTRQLWDAFQEIWENFAPEGYFRLTPGRQMLFEFI